A region from the Streptomyces sp. 3214.6 genome encodes:
- a CDS encoding serine/threonine-protein kinase, which translates to MSSFDDSAGRVIAGRYRLMSRIGVGGMGRVWLAYDLELACEVAVKEIVFAQDLPEPELAARVARARSEARMAARLRDHPHVATVHDVVEEDGLPWIVMAYVPGAKTLEEIVRERGPLDAPEAARVGLAVLDALLEGHRLGILHRDVKPANILLTPPAHDTPRHQGHGQILLADYGIALKPDSREPRLTAASGIVGTAGFLAPERARGAPPSAASDLFSLGATLYFAVTGNGPFDRDSEASTLTALLFEDPAPPQHAGGLVPVLTGLLAKRPEQRMDGEEAYRRLAEAVEPTEKRTVPPPTVPPRPPPGPREETVVVPRPDRTDGPPPEPPPPPWFHKPRRSRGGLIALLAVAALLIGGGVWAGTSLTSGGGAGGTNTPSPTGPVRLYGENVDLTKQLKPGDCVSAVWGQGTLRGEPNSVAVVDCVKAPDRVDGQVIKTDEATSADDAKQNGPSHCKTLLADLVHSMADAQSYALVPNEQGWDSGVHRTACLVFNKTAPLYGPAGAFRHTGAETYLTNSSVGDCINNKAAPGNTAHQYLAGCAAPHDEQVIGFVRTPDGMTYKSAYDQLQKLCSNKYASAYAKNPGEDLDAWITETDYNNGFRYVMCTVYRPDGKKLTGDLTSPVSFSGFSGVFGLAPLAERYAPIRRPAR; encoded by the coding sequence ATGTCGAGCTTTGACGACAGTGCGGGACGGGTGATCGCCGGCCGCTACCGGCTGATGAGCAGGATCGGCGTCGGCGGCATGGGACGGGTCTGGCTCGCCTACGACCTGGAGCTGGCCTGCGAGGTCGCTGTCAAGGAGATCGTCTTCGCGCAGGACCTGCCGGAGCCGGAACTCGCCGCCCGCGTGGCCCGGGCCCGCAGCGAGGCGCGCATGGCCGCCCGGCTGCGTGACCATCCCCACGTCGCCACCGTGCACGACGTCGTCGAGGAAGACGGTCTGCCGTGGATCGTCATGGCGTACGTGCCCGGCGCGAAGACCCTGGAGGAGATCGTCCGCGAGCGAGGCCCCCTGGACGCCCCGGAGGCGGCCCGGGTCGGCCTCGCCGTGCTGGACGCCCTGCTGGAGGGCCACCGGCTCGGGATCCTCCACCGTGACGTCAAACCGGCGAACATCCTGCTGACGCCGCCCGCCCACGACACCCCGCGTCACCAGGGCCACGGCCAGATCCTGCTGGCGGACTACGGCATCGCCCTCAAGCCCGACTCCCGCGAGCCCCGGCTGACCGCCGCCTCCGGAATCGTCGGCACCGCGGGCTTCCTCGCGCCGGAACGGGCCCGTGGCGCGCCGCCGAGTGCCGCGTCCGACCTGTTCTCGCTCGGCGCGACGCTCTATTTCGCGGTCACCGGGAACGGCCCGTTCGACCGCGACTCGGAGGCCTCCACCCTGACCGCCCTCCTCTTCGAGGACCCCGCGCCCCCGCAGCACGCCGGTGGGCTCGTCCCCGTATTGACCGGCCTCCTGGCCAAGCGCCCGGAGCAACGGATGGACGGCGAGGAGGCCTATCGCAGACTGGCAGAGGCGGTGGAGCCGACGGAGAAGAGGACGGTCCCCCCGCCGACGGTCCCCCCGCGCCCTCCACCCGGGCCACGGGAAGAGACCGTGGTGGTCCCCCGCCCCGACCGCACGGACGGTCCCCCACCGGAGCCCCCGCCTCCGCCGTGGTTCCACAAGCCCCGCAGATCCCGCGGCGGCCTCATCGCCCTCCTCGCCGTCGCCGCGCTGCTCATCGGCGGCGGGGTGTGGGCGGGTACGTCCCTGACGAGCGGGGGCGGAGCCGGTGGCACGAACACCCCGAGTCCGACCGGGCCCGTGCGGTTGTACGGCGAGAACGTCGACCTGACGAAGCAGCTGAAGCCCGGCGACTGCGTCTCGGCGGTCTGGGGCCAGGGGACGCTCAGGGGTGAGCCGAATTCCGTCGCGGTCGTCGACTGCGTGAAGGCACCCGACAGAGTGGACGGTCAGGTGATCAAGACGGACGAGGCCACATCCGCGGACGACGCGAAGCAGAACGGCCCGAGCCACTGCAAGACGCTCCTCGCCGACCTCGTGCACTCCATGGCCGACGCCCAGTCCTACGCCCTCGTGCCCAACGAGCAGGGCTGGGACAGCGGGGTGCACCGAACGGCCTGCCTGGTCTTCAACAAGACCGCCCCCCTGTACGGCCCGGCCGGCGCCTTCCGCCACACCGGCGCCGAGACCTATCTGACCAACAGCTCGGTCGGGGACTGCATCAACAACAAGGCGGCCCCGGGCAACACCGCGCATCAGTACCTCGCCGGCTGCGCAGCCCCCCACGACGAGCAGGTGATCGGCTTCGTGCGGACGCCCGACGGCATGACCTACAAGTCCGCCTACGACCAGTTGCAGAAGCTCTGCTCGAACAAGTACGCCTCGGCCTATGCGAAGAACCCCGGCGAGGACCTGGACGCCTGGATAACCGAGACCGACTACAACAACGGCTTCCGCTACGTGATGTGCACCGTGTACCGCCCCGACGGCAAGAAGCTGACGGGAGACCTCACATCCCCCGTCAGCTTCTCCGGCTTCTCCGGCGTCTTCGGCCTCGCCCCCCTAGCGGAGCGCTACGCGCCGATCAGACGCCCCGCGAGGTAG
- a CDS encoding helix-turn-helix domain-containing protein, producing the protein MPPRRVITGRSQEPRQRFAEELRLLRGGKGDSLRELGEKVGWDWSLFGKLETGHTLGSPEVVQALDQYYGTPGLLLALWELAMADPTQFKERYRRYMVLEAEAVSMWQYSPCVLPGLLQTPEYARELLREGGLKGDELGAQVEARTGRREVLLRENPLQFRAILSEAVLRTPLEDPEEWRTQLEHLGMMGHRLNVALQVLPLSAGLHGLTNTDTIFLRGSDGQTVAWVETGYSGELVQETTAVERLQLRYDRVRDVALSPDESRQFIERMLEEAPCEPLT; encoded by the coding sequence ATGCCGCCGAGGCGAGTGATCACAGGCCGGAGTCAGGAGCCCAGGCAGCGGTTCGCGGAGGAATTGCGGTTACTCCGGGGCGGGAAGGGAGACAGCCTGCGGGAACTGGGCGAGAAGGTCGGCTGGGACTGGTCCCTGTTCGGAAAGCTGGAGACGGGTCACACACTGGGGAGTCCCGAGGTCGTCCAGGCGCTCGATCAGTACTACGGGACACCGGGGCTGCTGTTGGCTCTGTGGGAGCTGGCGATGGCGGACCCGACGCAGTTCAAGGAGCGGTATCGGCGGTACATGGTGCTGGAGGCGGAGGCGGTGAGTATGTGGCAGTACTCGCCGTGCGTTCTTCCCGGGTTGCTTCAAACTCCGGAGTACGCACGCGAGTTGCTCAGGGAGGGTGGGCTCAAGGGGGACGAGTTGGGGGCGCAGGTCGAGGCGCGCACGGGTCGGCGCGAGGTCCTGCTGCGGGAGAACCCGCTTCAGTTCCGCGCCATCCTCTCCGAGGCGGTGCTGCGTACCCCACTTGAGGATCCCGAGGAGTGGCGAACTCAACTGGAGCACTTGGGCATGATGGGGCACCGCCTCAACGTCGCCCTCCAGGTGCTGCCGCTGTCTGCCGGCCTTCACGGGCTGACGAACACCGACACCATTTTTCTGCGAGGCTCGGACGGCCAGACCGTGGCTTGGGTGGAAACCGGCTACTCGGGCGAACTGGTCCAGGAAACAACAGCAGTCGAACGCCTTCAGCTCCGATACGATCGAGTACGCGATGTGGCCCTATCCCCGGACGAATCGCGGCAGTTCATCGAACGGATGCTGGAGGAAGCGCCATGCGAGCCATTGACCTGA
- a CDS encoding DUF397 domain-containing protein codes for MRAIDLSDVTWRKSSYSNQDGGACLEVAADLPLVPVRDSKAPARGVLVFGAEAWGAFVGAYRSTSA; via the coding sequence ATGCGAGCCATTGACCTGAGCGACGTGACCTGGCGCAAGAGCAGCTATAGCAACCAGGACGGCGGCGCATGCCTCGAAGTCGCCGCCGACCTCCCCCTCGTCCCCGTCCGGGACAGCAAGGCCCCCGCCCGGGGTGTGCTCGTCTTCGGGGCGGAGGCCTGGGGGGCGTTCGTCGGGGCCTACAGGTCGACGTCCGCGTAG